The genomic region TGGAGAGAGGCGGAAGCACGATAGGCTAGAGCCCCAAAGTGCAACTACTTGTCTCTCTTTAGGGTTTCAATAAAGCCAACAAGGATTATTTCTTTGCAGCGTCCAGAAGCAACGGTATAAACGCCTCCGGCAGATCTGCCATCGGTACATGAGATGACAGCAACTCGAGATAGGTCCACCCTTTTTTTGCAGTAGCGATTTTTTGTCGGGCAAGACGGGTAACGAGCGCAAACTCGCTTTTTGTACACAGGATATAGGTTTTTGGCAGCAGGTTATTTTTCACTGCATCATACTGCAGTTTTTCAACAAAGGGCGGAGCTGCTTCCAGGCCGGCAAACGACAAAGGGTCACAGCCACCGGAAGCAATGAGATCAAACAGGGACTGTCCCGGATCCGGCACTGCGGCATCGACATACACCAGACGCCGGATCCGGTCTGCTATTTTATCAGCGACACCGGTTATTACCATCCCGCCATAACTATGCCCGACCAGAATAACATCCCGCAGGTCATTTCCAGATATCAACGTGCATATCTGCCCGATATGATCGGTCAGCGTGGAACGGTGTTCGTCCAGGAGTGTCGGCGCAAAGACGTGGTGATTGTGCTGCACAAGAACGGGAATGACGGGATTCCATATCCTGCCTCCCATGGTTCCGTCTTTTGTGTAAACGGGTTTTCCCACGGTCAGTTTGTTCCATGTAACAACAGACATATTGCCGCCATGAACGAGAACATAATTGGCCATTTTATCTGACACATCCCCACCGGGTATTCCAGATGAGACATTGTATTCAGCTCATTAAATGCTGTTGCAAAAAGGAGAGCAAAAAGGCTTCTGTCAGGGTTTAGGGAACGTTTCTGTCATAAGTCAGGATATTTTTCGAAGGCGGTGCAGCTGTTGGAGTTAGGGCAGAAACGTCCGGTCCATCTCGGCCGGGGCAACCGGACCCTTCTCACGCGATAACCGGGAGTATCCACAATGCTCCGGTTTTTTACGGACGCACTCCCTAATAATAGCATGCATGAACTGGCGGGGGTCCTGACCGACCGGAAGGGACTGACCTGGATCGCGGTGAATGCACTTTTTGCTGTACTGGTCCTGGTCCCCTTCAACCAGTACCACTGGGAAATTGCCGGTATTGCGCTGCGCCCGGCAGCGGTACTACCGGTCGTATGCGGGATTCTCTGGGGTCCCGCAGCGGCGTGGGGTCTGGGGATCGGCAACGTGGCCGGCGATCTATTTGGCTCATGGTCCTTCATGAGTATTTTTGGATTTCTCATCAACTTCCTCTACCCGTATCTCGCATACCGGCTCTGGCACAGGATGATGAAAGGACATGAGATCCATCTGGACTTCTTTGCCATGGGCTGTTTCTGGGTAGTGACGCTTGTTGCGACCTTTACCTGCATGCTGCTTCTTGCCGCATGCGGGACGATCTTCTTTGCCCGTCCCTTTGAGAGCAAGTTCATCAGTTATTTTGGCAACAATATATTCTGGGCCATGATTGCTGGGCCGATCCTGTTCAGGCTGATGTTTGAACCGGCATTCCGGAACGGGCTTGTGTTCGGTCGTGAATGGGACCGCCGGTTAACGATGGCAACCAAGTGACTAAAAAAGCACGAACCCGCCAAAGGTGCCCGATCATCTCAATGGGACAGTCTTTTGGAATCCGGCTTTTCCAAAGTAAACGTATAGGAAAAATAATTTCCCGAGAATTCCTTTTCGATAAACCCGGCAGCACCGGCCAATCGGTTGGCGGTTTTCCTAGTCTGGAAATGGGGATCGCGTACGGTCTCTTCTATAAGAAGGATACCGCCGGGCCTGAGCGCATCAAAGATCTCCTGTAGTGCCGCTTCCCGGTTGGGGATCTCGCCAAGCACGGTAATCAGCACAGCCCGGTCAAACCGCTCATGCTCAAGTTTCCTTTCGCCGGTAGCCGCATGAAGAAACTGAATATTCGTGAGGTTTGCAGTATGAGCCCGTTTTCTAACTTCTTGCAGCATCCCTTCCTGAATATCCATCGCAGTAACTTCACCCTGATGGCTGACAATATGAGTGAGAGGGATCGTCAGCCGGCCCGGGCAGCAGCTCACATCCAGTACATTCATTCCGTAGTTGAGATCGAGGTATTCGATTGTTTTTTCGTGCGGGCTCTCATGCCCTGGGAAAACGGGGGATCAAGCAACCCTTTCATCCATACAGGGCAGGGAAGGGTGTACCGGCGCGATGCAATTCGCCATGTAAGGGTGATGATGATGACCAGTACAATGAGGATGAGAAGAATGAACAATACGAAGATCGTGGACAGCCCTGTTCCAGTGTTATTGGATGATAAGGGAGGCATTATGCATAAATTTTTGGAATAATTTCATTTGATCCTATCCTGATCCGGGAAAAAAGCAGTCCGGTCTAAGAAATTTCAGGAAATGTGAGGGGAGTTCAATGGCTTTAGGGAAGTAGGCCGGGTCTTGTGGAAGGGATAACGATAACACAACATCGGGACCGAACTCGGATTAGGAGGAACGCATCAGGGAACTTTACCTCCACTCTCGATTTAAGGTTCCCGATCTCAGCAGCCATCCACCAGTGACAGGAGATGTTGTCTGAAGAGATCCATCGCCTTTCGTGTCCCCATCCTCGCTCTTTCGCTGTCCTGGTAGCCCATGGTGATCGTCATCCTCCCCCGGAATGTGCTGGTGACAAAACAGGTTGTGGGCATGTAGCCGCCCGGGTAGCAGATGTAGGCATCGACAAGCCCTTCTGCATCAGGGAGGGTGATCGGCCCGGGGTTTGAAATGAAGATATCCGCCAGACCGGATTTCTGCAGGGCTGCCATCTGCTCTACCATCTGCTGTATTCGAATGCCTTCCGGGTCGCAGTTCTTGTCCATCTCTACCTGAGCAGAGATACCGATGCATCCTGCCTTAAGATGTTGCGTCTTTTCAATAACACGGGGAAGAATCTCGTCTAATCCCTCGCCGGCAATGCGTTCAAGAGTGAAGCAGACATTGGTGGCCTGGTTGCTCATGACCCGGGATCCATCGTTCAGGTGCTGACGAAGGTTGACGGGAAAGAAAAGGTCAATCGGTCCCCGGTGACCAGTGAGATCACTCATGGAGAGGTAATAGGCCGCCATCACTACATCATTGATGTTCCCCCCAAGTTTCCTGGCAGAAATACGAATTGCCTCCAGCTCCGTGGAGCTGAGACATTCACGGTGATACGTCGAGGGTTCCCGGGAAGTGCCAAATGGATCGGGCCACAGCGGATTGATCACTCTCATGTCAGAAAGTACCGGCTTTTCCTCCCGGTCCAGACTACGGGTCCAGAGCGTGTCACGCTCCGGGATCCCCCCATTGGCGGGAAGAATGCTGCCTGGCTTCTGGTATTCCTGCAGCAGTTGCGAACAGAGGGTATGGAGACCGAACGCATCAGCGGCGGCATGCGAGAGGTTGATGACGATAACATCTCCAGAAGGTCTACGCAGCAGACGTACGCGGAACTGGATAGAGCCGTACGGATCAACCGGCCCGATGACATGGGGATGATAGGTCCCGGCGCATTCCTCCACCGTTATAGGAGGGACACAGGCAGGTTTTGCCATCTCCCAGAATGCCGGACCATTCCCCCGGACAAGCCGGCAGTGAAGAATTGGATTGGCCACAAGACATGCCTGGGCGGCCATTTCAAGCACGCGGGTGTCAAGATTCTTATCGAACTCCATCACCGCACAAAGGGTGGCATCGCCCATGAGTCTGACAGAATCGGTGAAAAGATCGAGTGCCGTGGCCTCCCGGGTGTGCATACTCAAATCAAGAAGCTCTGGATTAATAAATCCGCATTATTTGGGAGGGTGAATGTAAAAATGCGTAATTCCAGCTTATCGTGATCGCTAAAGAGGGAGACAATTCACAACAATGGGGGATTGTCTAATAAGAATCCCGGGTTCATTATCGTAAAAGAGGAGTTATTGGTCGGTTACGATCTCTTCGCGACCATCTGTCCATACAGTAACATGGGCGACTTTCTTCCATCCGGATCCTGCTGATCCACTGGTAACCTGCATTACATCATACGAGGAAAGCAACCGGTCACCCGCTGCGTTCGGCATGAGAGACCTGCTTTCCCCGTCATACGTGCTCAAATGCTGGACCAGAGCTGCTTCAATCCGGGCCTGCCCCGCATCAGCAGGAATCTCTTTTAAAACATCCTTCACTACCCAGAGAGCATCATAGAGTGCAATTGGTCCTGACGAAGGTGGGTATCCCAATCGTTCTCTCATACGGGTTTGCGGACCGCTCGAAGGATCATCATGCGCAATTCCCCAGACCGTACCGGTCAGGTTTGCATGGGCGGCAAAACGAGATGCCGACGTCGTTCCGGCCAAAGAAGAAATACCGGTATTTCCATCACACCCGAACCAGCGGACACGGGAGAGGTTCTGTTTTCCTGATGCCTTACTCAGGATAGTTGCGGATTCATCGAAACCGATGATATAGACCCCGACCCGGTCGGCACCATAATTTCTAATTGCATCCCCGGTGCGAATGTCAAGGGAGGTAACGGACGAAGCAAAATCCTTTTCCGCAGGATCGAACCGGACACCATCCAGGGTTACTCCCTTTCGTTCTGAGAACGCTGCCTGCGTTGAATTCAGAAGACCTTCGCCCCAGATATCGCCACGCCAGAGCGGGACGATCGCATGGATCTTATTCTTTTCAAGCCAGATCCCCATGACCAGCCCCTGTGCCGAATCATCGGCTATCAGACGGTAGATCGAATCGTTCGGGATCGCAAGGGAAGGCGAAGTGCTTCCGGCATCGAGAACAACCATCCCGTTGGCATCGGAATAACTTTTTATCGCTTCTATCTCGGCGCTGGTCATATGCCCGAGTACGATCCTGCGGCCATCTGCACGAACCTGTTTGGCAAGCTGGAGAGCGGTCGCAGGGTCTGATCCCGTATCATGGATAACAACCTTCACGCGAGTGGATGAACCGATAGTCTGGGTATACTGGTTGATGTCTTCCTCAGAGGTGAGCAGGGCAGCTTTTGCCATAGCTCCAAATGATGAATAGGATCCCGTGAGAGGAAGGAGGGCATCAACAACGATAAGATCTGAACCGGTTGGAACAGGACTGGGGACAGGGGTTGGAGTTGTCATCGTGCACCCTGCCATAAATATAATTGCGGCGAGTGAGATGAGCATCCACAGAGCGGGATGTTTCATAGGGGGAAATTATATCTGTACATAAAAATGTCTTTCGAAGAAGTTCGTTTGAAATATTCTATACCGGAAACTGGCCCGGTTCTCGCAGGCGATATCCAAAGTCGGGCAGGTATTGCAGGGGCACTTCGGCTGGCTAGTGCGGGGAAAGCGGGGCTCTACTTAGGCATAGAGGGGTAAGGGGCACAATTAACGCGATTGCAGAGAGGGTAACACCTCCCCCAGACAATCGCATTGTCCGGCATAGTGATTGGAGTTGGCAGGAATTTTTTAATCCATCTGAAGGGGGTTATTTTCCGTCAGAGAAAATTCCGGCACCAACGATGAGATCGTCTCCTGCCATCTGCGAGTACCCGAATTTTAATCTGACGCGATAATCGGTTGCGGGGTCGGCAAAGAAATAATATAGGAATCCCCCGCCATTTTCTGCGTTTTCAAGGATATAGGGAACCGGGTATTCCCCGTACGGGTCACTGTCAGAAAGGCGGTTCATGCCAACAATTCCCGGGAGGTAGGGGTTAGCAAGCAGTGTCCCGTTCCGGTCAAACGCGAAAATGAACAGGCCCGGTTGGGAGAATGACCCGTTTGGATCATTAAACTCACGAACCGCAGCATCCCGGCCGTTCTTCCGGACATATGCCGCAGCTTCGCTGACATGGGATACCAACCGGTTGCGTTGTTCTTGTGGGAAAAACGCGGGGACATCCGGGAGATACATTCCTGCTCCTGCTGCCCAGTAAGAATCAACCGGTGCCACATACGAGACTTTGAATTCCGGTTCTCCTGAATCAGGGTTCGTATACACGTAATAGAAGTATCCTCCACCCTGTTGTGCGAGACTTATCTTCCGTTTCCCGATTGAGACACCGTTTTCATCCGTCACGTTGCCCCCGTTTTTTCCGATGATGGTTTTCTCAAACGGTTTTACCAGGTTTGTCCCGTTCATGTCGAATGCAAAAACATAGGTGCCATTCCCGGCAAACGGGCCGGAAAGGTTATTGAATGCTGCAAGGGCATTCTCCCTGCCGGTATTCCGGGCAAACCTGATCGCGTGATCGACTTTTGCGGCAAGGATCTGCCGGACCATATCAGGTGATTTATGAGGAATGCTCACATCCGATCCATAGATACCGGATGCAAGCCACCACGTGTCGTCAACCTTTCTGACATATGCCAGTTTTGATTCGGTTGTACCGCTCACCGGGTTCTCAAATGCGTAGGTGACAAAACCACTCCCGTTCCGGGCTGCATCCCGCATCGCTTCGATCATCCTGACACCAGATGCATCAGTCAGGTCTGATTTGTTCTGCCCCCGGTACTCGGGGTGATAGGGATGCGCAAGGTTTGTCCCGTTGAAATCGTAAGCCCAGACATAGAGATCCCCCTTGGTGAACGAACCGTTCCTGTCAGAGAATTCCCGGAGCGCGACATGTTTTCCTACCCGCTGGGTGTAGATGACCGCATTGCTCACAAAGGTGACGAGGTCTTCAGGAGTGGCAGATGATTCACCCCATGTGGCAGTTACCGATGGGACGGGTGCGGTTGCAGCAATTCCGGAGGAAGAGGCAGTATCTGAACAGCCGGCAGTAAGGATCAGCAGGGCAAAAAGAAAAACTGCCATAAAGGATCTGATACGCATAGAAGGCGTAGGGTAAGAGACTATTTGAGTGTGATGAAATCTGGTGATACACGACCTGCCAGTCCCCACGGTTCCTGCTGTGGGTTGGGGGATGGACGGTCGCCTTGCGAGCGGCAATGCAGCCTGTATCTGGCGAGGGGGGGCATCTCAGGCAGGAATCAGCTGAATGTTGATGGGGGAACTGGAGAGCCTGGCAGACGAGAGAGAAAAATTTGTTTTTATTGCAGGAGAAAGCACTCACACATTCTTTCATAAAGCTGAAGATTACATGCAATGCTGTGCTGCTGCCTGTGCGGCAGCGATGCAGCTGATGGTCTGACCAGCGCCGGTGCAGCGGAAGTATGCGTTGTCCGACGTGTGGTAATATGCTGCGGTAGTGTCGCCGTGGAGACCGCTATAGTAGCAGGTACATGACTGTATCTGGCAGCTGCCTGCCTCTATCCATCCGGAACACTGCAGGTCTCTCTGGGCCGGGCAGCCGGTACGGCTATCGACCTGAATATCGGATATGACGACAGTATTTGTTCCCGAGGATGAATACCCCGAGGACTGTGAATGGCATTTTTCGTCATAATAATACGGGTATCCCTCCGGGCAGCAGTAACCAGCGCTCGTATCGTATTGGTAATACCCTTCGGAACACTGGTGGCATTTACCATTGTAATAATGGGAATATCCTGACGGGCAGCAGTAACCA from Methanoregula sp. harbors:
- a CDS encoding cache domain-containing protein, whose product is MRIRSFMAVFLFALLILTAGCSDTASSSGIAATAPVPSVTATWGESSATPEDLVTFVSNAVIYTQRVGKHVALREFSDRNGSFTKGDLYVWAYDFNGTNLAHPYHPEYRGQNKSDLTDASGVRMIEAMRDAARNGSGFVTYAFENPVSGTTESKLAYVRKVDDTWWLASGIYGSDVSIPHKSPDMVRQILAAKVDHAIRFARNTGRENALAAFNNLSGPFAGNGTYVFAFDMNGTNLVKPFEKTIIGKNGGNVTDENGVSIGKRKISLAQQGGGYFYYVYTNPDSGEPEFKVSYVAPVDSYWAAGAGMYLPDVPAFFPQEQRNRLVSHVSEAAAYVRKNGRDAAVREFNDPNGSFSQPGLFIFAFDRNGTLLANPYLPGIVGMNRLSDSDPYGEYPVPYILENAENGGGFLYYFFADPATDYRVRLKFGYSQMAGDDLIVGAGIFSDGK
- a CDS encoding ABC transporter substrate-binding protein, with protein sequence MKHPALWMLISLAAIIFMAGCTMTTPTPVPSPVPTGSDLIVVDALLPLTGSYSSFGAMAKAALLTSEEDINQYTQTIGSSTRVKVVIHDTGSDPATALQLAKQVRADGRRIVLGHMTSAEIEAIKSYSDANGMVVLDAGSTSPSLAIPNDSIYRLIADDSAQGLVMGIWLEKNKIHAIVPLWRGDIWGEGLLNSTQAAFSERKGVTLDGVRFDPAEKDFASSVTSLDIRTGDAIRNYGADRVGVYIIGFDESATILSKASGKQNLSRVRWFGCDGNTGISSLAGTTSASRFAAHANLTGTVWGIAHDDPSSGPQTRMRERLGYPPSSGPIALYDALWVVKDVLKEIPADAGQARIEAALVQHLSTYDGESRSLMPNAAGDRLLSSYDVMQVTSGSAGSGWKKVAHVTVWTDGREEIVTDQ
- a CDS encoding alpha/beta hydrolase → MSDKMANYVLVHGGNMSVVTWNKLTVGKPVYTKDGTMGGRIWNPVIPVLVQHNHHVFAPTLLDEHRSTLTDHIGQICTLISGNDLRDVILVGHSYGGMVITGVADKIADRIRRLVYVDAAVPDPGQSLFDLIASGGCDPLSFAGLEAAPPFVEKLQYDAVKNNLLPKTYILCTKSEFALVTRLARQKIATAKKGWTYLELLSSHVPMADLPEAFIPLLLDAAKK
- a CDS encoding class I SAM-dependent methyltransferase; protein product: MNVLDVSCCPGRLTIPLTHIVSHQGEVTAMDIQEGMLQEVRKRAHTANLTNIQFLHAATGERKLEHERFDRAVLITVLGEIPNREAALQEIFDALRPGGILLIEETVRDPHFQTRKTANRLAGAAGFIEKEFSGNYFSYTFTLEKPDSKRLSH
- a CDS encoding QueT transporter family protein gives rise to the protein MHELAGVLTDRKGLTWIAVNALFAVLVLVPFNQYHWEIAGIALRPAAVLPVVCGILWGPAAAWGLGIGNVAGDLFGSWSFMSIFGFLINFLYPYLAYRLWHRMMKGHEIHLDFFAMGCFWVVTLVATFTCMLLLAACGTIFFARPFESKFISYFGNNIFWAMIAGPILFRLMFEPAFRNGLVFGREWDRRLTMATK